One genomic segment of Chitinibacter sp. FCG-7 includes these proteins:
- the mltF gene encoding membrane-bound lytic murein transglycosylase MltF: protein MKRFLVALSTLLLFACGESDQTRAQQVLPWAETKELVVLVQNGPTALYVNAAGDYAGLEYDLITQFAQRNNLKVRFLVSSNYTEMLARLKRREAHLAVGGPRDDVAGLIYGASYQDVDARLVFSAKTSEATALKALKEGLSTLNTLPQYVSALHKLQQASPALSWQVVDNGDSESLIEQVSQGKLEFALVDSHAAEVAQNYYPNIATSSVISSQQQLAWAMPDNDIQLQILIGAFFQQQVADGSLRRLLDRYYGHVNRVDQLDALAYLGRIQSTLPRYKEWFQEAEQRTGLDWRLIAALSYQESHWNPEAVSPTGVRGMMMLTNETAQRMNVDRTNPYQSIIGGAKYIQLLKDTLADRAPEPDRTWLALAAYNVGMGHLIDARTLAVRMKKDPNSWADVKSVLPLLRKPEYFSTLKYGYARGGEPVIFVESLQSYYDILARFQPPSKTVLPMTSDSVIVHNPENLQLEINSVLNPMAVEKLAAAW, encoded by the coding sequence ATGAAGAGATTTTTGGTCGCGCTTTCTACGCTCTTATTATTTGCTTGTGGCGAGTCGGATCAGACCCGCGCACAGCAGGTATTGCCGTGGGCAGAAACCAAAGAACTGGTGGTGCTGGTGCAAAATGGCCCGACGGCTTTGTATGTGAATGCCGCCGGTGATTACGCAGGTCTGGAATACGATCTGATCACGCAATTTGCCCAGCGCAACAATCTGAAAGTCAGATTTCTGGTGAGCAGCAACTACACCGAGATGCTGGCCCGTCTGAAGCGTCGCGAGGCGCATCTGGCCGTGGGCGGCCCGCGCGATGATGTGGCTGGCCTGATTTACGGTGCTAGCTATCAGGATGTGGATGCGCGGCTGGTTTTCTCGGCCAAAACCAGCGAAGCCACTGCACTGAAGGCGCTTAAGGAAGGCCTATCGACGCTTAATACCTTGCCGCAATATGTTTCGGCATTGCACAAATTGCAGCAGGCTTCGCCAGCGTTGAGCTGGCAGGTGGTTGACAATGGCGATAGCGAGTCGCTGATCGAGCAGGTCTCGCAAGGCAAGCTTGAATTTGCACTGGTTGACTCGCACGCCGCCGAAGTCGCGCAAAACTACTACCCGAATATCGCCACTTCCAGCGTGATTTCCAGCCAGCAGCAGCTGGCTTGGGCCATGCCGGACAACGATATCCAGCTGCAAATCCTGATTGGCGCTTTTTTCCAGCAACAGGTGGCCGATGGCTCGCTGCGTCGTTTGCTCGACCGCTACTACGGCCATGTGAACCGCGTTGACCAGCTCGATGCGCTGGCTTATCTGGGGCGCATTCAATCGACTTTGCCACGTTATAAAGAGTGGTTTCAGGAAGCCGAGCAGCGCACCGGGCTCGATTGGCGGCTGATTGCAGCGCTGTCGTATCAGGAGTCGCACTGGAATCCAGAAGCCGTTTCGCCCACTGGCGTGCGCGGCATGATGATGCTGACCAATGAAACGGCGCAGCGCATGAATGTAGATCGCACCAATCCATACCAGAGCATTATCGGCGGTGCCAAATATATCCAGCTACTAAAAGACACGCTGGCTGATCGCGCCCCCGAGCCTGATCGCACCTGGCTGGCGCTGGCCGCGTACAACGTTGGCATGGGCCATCTGATCGACGCGCGTACTTTGGCGGTGCGGATGAAAAAAGATCCGAACAGCTGGGCCGATGTGAAATCGGTGCTGCCTTTGCTGCGCAAGCCCGAATACTTCAGCACGCTCAAATATGGCTACGCCCGCGGTGGCGAGCCGGTGATTTTTGTTGAAAGCCTGCAATCGTATTACGACATTCTGGCGCGCTTTCAGCCGCCGAGCAAAACGGTGCTGCCAATGACGTCCGATTCAGTGATTGTGCATAATCCGGAAAATCTGCAGCTGGAAATCAATAGTGTGCTCAACCCAATGGCGGTTGAGAAGCTGGCAGCTGCCTGGTAG